TCTTGATCCGCATTTGCTAGCAAAATATGCGATAACGCGAATAATGTTGTGGGAAAATCAATTTGTTATGACGCCGCTTGAGTTGAGCGGGCGAATAGAAGGAATGCGCCTACACGCCTTTGGAAATaacataaacattttaaacatgaaaagaaagaaaagcaTTGTATCTAGTTACAAACATTTTAAGCTGGAATAATTGGTGAATCGCCCTCATGACCCAAGAAGATGTGTTATGATATAATTATAAGAATTCTAATTAAATGGCGATTAATTAACACTTAAAGCGCTAAGAATTCAGTACTCGCCACTCGAATTTAATTTGCTTGTTCTGTCTGTGAACCAGGACGAGTGCACAAATGCCGCTGCAGGTCAGTGGAAGTTCAGCTGGATCCCTAACAATGCCAACTACTTGCcactcacacagatactcgcACACATGCACACCAGCACGGCGCCATAAAGTATGCATCAGAAAAGCGTGAACGTACTGAGCCCCGAGCGAGGCGCTtgataaatattcaaaattcgATGGCAACGGATATGCTGGATGGGGGATGTATGCTATGTATGGGAGGATGCAGGATGGAGATGGAGAATGGAGGATGGAGGATGAAGGATGCTGGATGGAGAGGCTGGATGGAGAGGACGAAGGAACAAAGGGGTGTACGGGCGCACACCTCACACAGTCGCACAAACGTTCTTCGTTTGCATACTTGATttgcgtgtgagtgtgtgtggcagCAATTTATGTGGCATTGAGAACTTTGGTAGATTTGACATTCTAACGCTCGTCGACAAAATATACGCAAATCTATGTATGCATGGGGGCTCGTAAATATGCCAGCAGGACGTGTAATTCGATTTATATGCATGCTCCATATAAAAATATGGCCCCACCGCCCCTCTGTCCCCCCTGCCGAAACGGCCATCGATGCCTAGTTGCATGTCCATAGGCGgaattaaaagcaaatataaATCTGCATATATGAGGCGGGATCAAATTGTTAGCTATTAGTAAGTCTGCGGCTCAAAAATGGGCATTTGGGGCATACCAAATGGTGCGATTATGGATTTGGTCAACTGAAAGGTGTTTGCTTGCTTAACAAAGTACAGAAACATATGTGCCACAAGGGGAAGTGTTCCTTTCTTTAACCCCttaatttgcttaatttttaaattgataGTGAAGGAGTCCATTGGTGCTCAGTGATATAACTTTAGGCACTCGGATGAAAGGCGAGTGAAAGTTGAGGAGAGGCAGCAATCAAAGTCGGGGAATGCTAATGGCTAGTGTTGCACATGAAGCTATTAGACGGCTTGACAGGCCTCCCTCCGACTGAAGTGAGCAATTTGCTCGGACAACAGGCTGCTCGGTTAACCCAGCTGCACACAGACCAGGATTGTGTGGCCCACGCCCGCAGGATGTCTTCGAGATTCGTAcgtatatatacgtatatatttGAGTATAAAGCTGCTGCTCTTGTCTCACCTTGATTACATTGATGCATTTCCACATCATTAAGCCGCCTAAACACCATTAGCAGCAGCCCAGATTTTGAGGTGCGTATGTTGTGCGTGTGTGGATGTAAGTCACGGATTTATCTGCCAGGCAtccctacacacacacacgcacgcatcGCTTCCGGCTGAGTGCAcccacacagatacagatacgagCCAGCGCCAACTCATTTGCCACTCCCTAATGGCGAATCAATGGGCTGACTGCGCCACAGCCCACGTCCCAGTGTTCCAGGAAGTCCAGCTGCCCACGACTACGACTTCTACTATGGGTATGGCTATATAGGAGCCGCAAACGGAACCATTCGGCTGATGACACTTGAATGACTTTCGGCGTCTTTTGTCGCCGGCATCTCACGCTAAATTGCACATATTATTTATACATAAGGACTCAACTGACCATAAGTTATGTATATTAGCTAATCGTTAAGGTTGCTTCCGCTGCTTTATGAACTTGCCAGCCAACTGACGACCACATTTACCCATTCGATTTGGCCTTCCGATGGGCCATCAATTCCGGAGTGAGTGAGTTTTGGATTATGGATTCAGTTTTCTGCTTGGGCAGCCCGGTGGCGTGTATTGATTTTATATCAATTAGTCTGTCATACGATTCGAATGTGCGCATTCCGGGATTTTATTTTAGAAAAGCCACTCCTTGCTAAATCTCTTTGTATATTGGATTACATTTCTGTTTGAGCATTCCCAGGTCGAGAGTCTAAACAAATCATTTCATAATTAAACTCCTCCTGGAACAGCTCTCCATGAAGTCAGAGTACTAGTAGCTCCCCAAAATCCAAAACGCACGTTCATCCAAGAGCCCCCAAGTGACGCACAAGGGTTGATAAAAATAGCAGGTCACGCTTCTGGGGGGCAAACTTAATGCGAAGGCATTAGGAGCCGGTGGAGCCAATACAATTGTAACCCTTGGCATTGTTATGGGGGCATTAAATTCCAATTACACGTTAAGATGCCGCGTTAATGGCCAAGTTAATGCACTTGCACTGCCGTTGGCCCGTTGATTCGCCACTGGGGGGGCGTGGCGCTCCCGAAATGACAAAGCAGCCGAAATACATtattacatttacatttattatagGCATGCAGTATAAAATGCTTTGTACATGAATTGGTGTTTGTGTTAATGTCTTGTGGGTGAGTGTTTCGTGAGTGTTTTGTGAGTGTTTCGTGAGTGCTGCTCCCTGTGTGTTGCGGGTTAATCTTATGATTGGTAAGTCAGATGGGCTTAGAGCGAAACGAGTGTATAAAGTCATAATATGCACGCGGCAATTGCTGTACACAGCTGTCATTAAGAACTAATATTATGATGAAGCGGTTGTCGCAGCGCCTTGTCAATGGATCGAGGGGATCCTGGGTCTAGCCTAATCAGTGATCTAATACATAGCTTCAAGCCAAGTTCGCTTCTTGCGTTAGCGGCGGCTGCTTTTGGTCTTTGCGTTTTCGGAGTTGGGTTGCTTGATTGCTTAAACGATGCTGGATGGCCCTTGAGCCCATATTCGAACTGCAGTCTGGTTCTGTTAAAATCACATTGGTTCATTCACAGAGGTGGATCCTGGGGATCTGATAGATCTTAGTAGCAGCACCAGCTGGGCCTCTCCACCTCGCCGAGGGCGATGTGCTCGATGCTCCACGGCGCCGTTTCCAGCCGCCCCACGCCATTGGTCTTCACGTCCTCGCCCTCCACCGCCAGGCCAATGTCCACGTAGGGCAGACGGAACGCTGCATTGCCGGAGCTCCTGGCCAGGGCGGCCACCGTGTGACTGAAGGCAGTGTTGGTGTTGGTGTAGGCCAGCGAATCAGTCGACTGGAAGGAGCGCAGCGACGGACTCTTGCCCTCGTCCGCCAGGCGAACCAGCCCCTGGGCAGTGGAGATGAACACTTGTTCCAGTCCCTGATCCGTTTCGGTGGAGGTTTCGAAGTAGGTGGCCCCAATGGAGGTGGCGAACACGAAGGCCTCCTCACGGGAGACCGCTCGCTGCGCCTGCATGTCCATCTTGTTACCCACCAGCGTCAGTATCATCGGGTCCTGGACATTGCGGTGCAGCTCCTGAATCCACGACTTGATCTCCGTGAAGGTCTTGTACTGCGTTAGATCGAAGACCAGAATGGCGGCGTTGGCATTCCTGTAGTACATGGGCGCCATCGCCCGATACCGCTCCTGGCCAGCCGTGTCCCAGATCTACGAGGATGGAGAGAGAGTGAGTGAGCAGTGGTTAGAGTTCGTACGCCACTTGAATTTAATTGAGTCATTGCCCGCTTATTCTGCAATTGCCGTTTTATTGTCGCGTTTTCCCACAGCAATAACAATCATATTGGATGTGGAATCCCTGCTTAAGGTCTTCTCAAGGGGCTCCGCTTTATGCGATTCATAAGCATTTTGGGGCAACGACATGTTCATTGGCGAAACTAAATCGAAGCATACAAAAGCTTGGCAAAGAAACAAAGAGCCCCGCAAGCGAATCTAACAAGCGGAATACGAAAACTATATCCTATTATGTATTCATACTTATTGTGCGCCGGCGACTGCTTCTGCTGGTCAACTGGGGTCAACCGGGGGAAAAACAAATCTGACCTGTTTCTTTCAACATTCGTGTGCATTTGAGCAAGCA
This genomic interval from Drosophila mauritiana strain mau12 chromosome 2R, ASM438214v1, whole genome shotgun sequence contains the following:
- the LOC117137277 gene encoding ras-related protein RABF2a isoform X1, producing the protein MRGIEGKVLVLGSRGVGKTRLVIRYIKNTLHRKESEVPTIAVSFFTCNIILDEVKIKLQIWDTAGQERYRAMAPMYYRNANAAILVFDLTQYKTFTEIKSWIQELHRNVQDPMILTLVGNKMDMQAQRAVSREEAFVFATSIGATYFETSTETDQGLEQVFISTAQGLVRLADEGKSPSLRSFQSTDSLAYTNTNTAFSHTVAALARSSGNAAFRLPYVDIGLAVEGEDVKTNGVGRLETAPWSIEHIALGEVERPSWCCY
- the LOC117137277 gene encoding ras-related protein RabJ isoform X2, with amino-acid sequence MAPMYYRNANAAILVFDLTQYKTFTEIKSWIQELHRNVQDPMILTLVGNKMDMQAQRAVSREEAFVFATSIGATYFETSTETDQGLEQVFISTAQGLVRLADEGKSPSLRSFQSTDSLAYTNTNTAFSHTVAALARSSGNAAFRLPYVDIGLAVEGEDVKTNGVGRLETAPWSIEHIALGEVERPSWCCY